One Huiozyma naganishii CBS 8797 chromosome 5, complete genome DNA segment encodes these proteins:
- the SRT1 gene encoding ditrans,polycis-polyprenyl diphosphate synthase (similar to Saccharomyces cerevisiae SRT1 (YMR101C); ancestral locus Anc_2.452): protein MLIKLYLEAPIVWFFTLILEIVRQVIYGLKHTMQEAISAFCNQSPISKVVLVVQNSLVYALRVGPVPDHVSFVMDGNRRFANLKKLPLKEGHEAGGATFLKLVYICKRIGVKCISCYAFSIENFNRSQEEIDTLMELFSRKLSEFAEKAKDHQDALHGCKINVVGNKSLLSAKLRTQIKEVEKLTDTGNTKFSLYICFPYTSRDEITTSIMKNVAATRSTPSTTEISEETLTNNMHLGPFSNTCDILIRTSGHKRLSDYMLWESHENATIEFDNTLWPSFGFTKIFFIMLKWSYYKNIQQYSETSFSLRKEILRSCHNFVKPVSVPLQSLAAAPPAVTVTKKKA, encoded by the coding sequence ATGCTGATCAAGTTATATTTGGAGGCCCCGATTGTTTGGTTCTTCACCTTGATACTAGAAATCGTCCGCCAAGTGATCTATGGGCTGAAGCACACGATGCAAGAGGCCATTTCGGCGTTTTGCAACCAATCTCCAATCTCCAAAGTTGTTTTAGTGGTCCAGAATAGTTTGGTGTACGCGCTAAGGGTAGGCCCCGTTCCAGATCATGTTTCCTTTGTTATGGATGGGAACAGGAGGTTTGCCAACTTAAAAAAGCTCCCATTAAAGGAAGGACACGAGGCAGGTGGGGCGACCTTTTTAAAGCTAGTCTACATTTGTAAGAGAATTGGAGTGAAATGTATCAGTTGCTATGCTTTCTCTATAGAAAACTTCAATAGGTCTCAGGAAGAGATTGACACATTAATGGAATTGTTTTCCCGGAAACTAAGTGAATTCGCAGAGAAGGCAAAAGATCACCAAGATGCCCTACACGGCTGCAAGATAAATGTCGTTGGAAACAAATCCCTTCTTTCAGCTAAACTGAGAACACAAATAAAGGAAGTGGAAAAACTCACAGACACTGGGAAtacaaaattttcactttacATATGTTTCCCCTACACATCAAGAGACGAAATAACGACATCAATTATGAAGAATGTGGCAGCTACCCGATCTACACCTTCGACAACTGAAATCTCAGAGGAAACACTGACCAATAATATGCATTTAGGTCCGTTCTCTAATACTTGCGATATCCTGATTAGAACAAGTGGCCACAAGAGATTATCTGACTACATGTTGTGGGAGTCCCACGAAAATGCTACTATTGAATTCGATAACACTTTATGGCCCAGTTTCGGGTTTAccaaaatatttttcataATGTTGAAGTGGTCATACTACAAAAATATCCAACAGTACAGCGAAACAAGTTTCTCGCTGAGAAAAGAGATTTTACGCTCATGCCATAACTTCGTCAAGCCAGTATCCGTTCCACTTCAATCATTAGCTGCTGCACCACCCGCTGTAACGGTTACTAAAAAGAAAGCTTAA